The DNA window AAAATAGtttaaaatttccaaaatcacAAAACATCATCAAAAAAGGTTGACTAGGGTTAGCTAACTTGTTCCTCTTTTACCGTTTTGAGAAACCCTCGCTTTTTTTTACAAACAGAGATACACACAATTTTCACTTTTACTAAAACATGACAGAAAAGAGAGAGGAAGTAAATAATGCCAGAAGTGTATAAGCTGTCCTAGAATCTAGCTTCCCACccttttaagaaaaaaactAATCTCATTAATTCAAGGCTTCAAACCCCTCTTTTTTCTTCATCcaccatttttcttcatatatTCTCCACacaaaaattaaagaagaaGTTCAAGGTAATGTCATTTCACTTCTCTACATCATCTTCCAGCCACGAAAAGGGAGATGGCTCTAAGACGGAGAAGAGATACATTGGAGTAAGAAAGAGACCGTGGGGGAAATACGCAGCGGAAATCAGGGATTCGACGAGGCATGGCGCGAGAGTTTGGCTGGGAACATTCAATACTGCAGAAGAGGCTGCTCTAGCTTATGATCAAGCTGCATTTGTGACGAGAGGcgcctccgtcccactcaactTTCCCGTGGAGAGAGTGACGGAATCTCTCGAGAAGATCAAGTATCGATGCGAGGAGGGCTCGTCTCCTGCAAAAGCCCTGAAGGAGTCTCACAAGCTGATGAACGCTGCAACGACGAAGAAAACTAGTTCGAGTAAGAAGCGTGTTGGAGAAGAGGATGTTGTGATTCTTCATGACTTGGGATCTGATTTATTGGATCAGCTCTTGTCTGAGAATTCAACTACTGATTGAACATAAACACTATTGAAGTCTTGTAAGTAAATCTTGATCCCTTTGCctctttctgtttttttttttggaatattTTCTGTGCTGCTGCCTTTGTGTTGTTCTTGATTTTGGGTTCTATTAAACCCTTGATCTCTATTGAATAATCTCCGAGTTTATCAATTCAAATATGAGTGGGAGTTGAATGAAAGTTCATTTCGAATTTGATACAAGTTTCATTTAGCCTCAAATTTACTTAATTGCATTTGCTTGTTCCCCCTCTTTGTCGCCATTTTTACCCCCTTTAATTTTGCTTTATGGGAGCAAAACCTTATTTAGGTAGGAAATCATGTGAAATGGTACTGGTTGCTATAGGAGCTCAGAAACTCAATTTGGTGTAGAAGATTTTGAAGATCTATTCTCAATCAATATATAAAGTTTTGTTGATGTTGACTATACATATTCCACATATAATAGTACACTAAAAGTATGTTTGGTCGGGTAGATAACTCATCTAGTGATGGATTTCTATGAACaacaatgacatttttgttcatagAATTTCATCCCTAGATGAATTATCTTAGTTATTTAAGTACGATTCTGTTTGGATTTGTCAATAAAATGTAAGCTCAAATACACAACGAACTGCATTAACTAGTTATGAATGGCTAGATTAATGTGCAACAACCTGCCTCCTAAGCTGATGTTCCTCACAGATCAACACAAGTCTTACTAGCGTGCTTTGTCCCTACTTTCCCTAAGCTAAACACGAATTCCTTAACTATTCTTATGATATATACGTTAGTAAATAAGATGCACCTTGTTAGAATGAATAACATCTATGAAATATGTCAAGTTCTAACTGAATATACATCTCATTATTCACCTTAGTGTGAGAGGTGTGGCTTTGATACATCTCATTGTCTTTCAAACCAACCCAAGCCTTTCCAGCATGCTTTATCCACACTCACACGCTCCCGAAGAAGTTTCTTAGGGGGAACTACACAAACTATTAAATATGTTAGCACTTGTCGAAAATGCATTCTCATGCCTTGATATTCTCATAattaatctctctctctttggTGTGTTTTGGTTCATTCATGTCTCCGTCACTCATTGGGTGTGCCCTATGCACTGATGTTCACTTCCTAGGAACTGCTCCTTGTCCATATATGTGTAGCCACTATCACTCCCTACTTTTGCACAGACAAGTAATAGTACTCCTGTGAGTATGAATGGTAGAAAATGATCTTATAACATTAATATTTTATGTTATGCTGCCTCAATGTGCTTTTGCTTGCATACGTTGTCGAGCAGCCTCAGTTGCAACTGTGGTTAACACTATGAATGATTAACGAGTTTGGATTTAGTTTATTGTATTCATAGTGTGCATTTGTGTACATACAATAAtgcattactttatctattttggttGTTCGTAAAACATGGAGTAATAGATTTTAAACAGATTTCTTCCATTTTCGGTTGAAAGCGAGGGTTGAAAAAAGAGATGAATATGCTTTAAGAAATTAATCCTGGTAAAGTGTTGGAAATTTGTATGTACTACCTTTTTgactaattttatttgtatGTACTACATTTTGTGCGGAtaattatactagtatattcattttctcaaaatcAATTTCCGGTTAAGTGAAAATTAATGTACTGTATTAAAGTTATGTGTTATACATGCCTTTGAATTGTTTTCACTGTCACGAATTTTGATCTTTCGGTTGCTCTAACCACCATA is part of the Salvia splendens isolate huo1 chromosome 22, SspV2, whole genome shotgun sequence genome and encodes:
- the LOC121787140 gene encoding ethylene-responsive transcription factor 1B-like, whose amino-acid sequence is MSFHFSTSSSSHEKGDGSKTEKRYIGVRKRPWGKYAAEIRDSTRHGARVWLGTFNTAEEAALAYDQAAFVTRGASVPLNFPVERVTESLEKIKYRCEEGSSPAKALKESHKLMNAATTKKTSSSKKRVGEEDVVILHDLGSDLLDQLLSENSTTD